The following proteins are co-located in the Streptomyces sp. NBC_01198 genome:
- a CDS encoding TerD family protein, with translation MTPGSNVPLSVPRVAVDVAAPVRLDVSGLLLTADGKVRSDDDFVFYNQPQGGPGVTHRSGGGSGPDAITVDTEAVPAGVEKIVVTASLDGGGPFAGTTPTATVRNADDGSVLATFTPAGLGPETALVVVEVYRRGGAWKVRAVGQGYANGLAGIATDFGVNVDEPAAPAAAPQAAPQPAPPSGPAATHLPPPPAAAPAAPAAPPAAPGRINLDKGRVNLRKNETVSLVKGGKPLLSSVRMGLGWEPAYGGRDIDLDASVIVYGPQRNHLETCYFGRLSILNGAIQHSGDNLTGDGSGDDESITVHLGGLPPEATGLLFTVNSYSGQKFNKVAKAYCRLLDAASGEELVRFDLTSGEARTGVLMAKLIKQFSGEWEMTALGSFVDARTAKSLVKPGAAAL, from the coding sequence ATGACGCCTGGCTCGAATGTGCCGCTGTCCGTTCCCCGTGTGGCCGTCGACGTGGCCGCACCGGTGCGGCTCGACGTGTCGGGCCTGCTCCTGACCGCCGACGGCAAGGTGCGCTCCGACGACGACTTCGTCTTCTACAACCAGCCGCAGGGCGGCCCGGGGGTGACCCACCGCTCGGGCGGCGGGTCGGGCCCGGACGCCATCACGGTGGACACCGAGGCGGTGCCCGCCGGTGTCGAGAAGATCGTGGTGACGGCGAGCCTGGACGGCGGCGGCCCCTTCGCCGGGACGACGCCGACCGCCACCGTGCGCAACGCCGACGACGGTTCGGTGCTCGCCACCTTCACGCCGGCCGGGCTCGGCCCGGAGACCGCCCTGGTGGTGGTCGAGGTCTACCGCAGGGGCGGCGCCTGGAAGGTCCGCGCGGTCGGGCAGGGATACGCCAACGGCCTCGCGGGGATCGCCACCGACTTCGGGGTGAACGTCGACGAGCCCGCCGCGCCCGCCGCCGCACCGCAGGCCGCGCCGCAGCCCGCCCCGCCGTCCGGCCCCGCCGCCACACACCTGCCGCCCCCGCCGGCCGCCGCACCCGCCGCCCCGGCCGCGCCGCCCGCCGCGCCCGGCCGGATCAACCTGGACAAGGGCCGGGTCAACCTGCGGAAGAACGAGACGGTGTCGCTGGTCAAGGGCGGCAAGCCGCTGCTGTCCTCGGTACGCATGGGGCTGGGCTGGGAGCCCGCCTACGGCGGCCGGGACATCGACCTGGACGCGTCGGTGATCGTCTACGGCCCGCAGCGCAACCACCTGGAGACCTGCTACTTCGGCCGGCTCAGCATCCTGAACGGCGCGATCCAGCACTCCGGCGACAACCTCACCGGCGACGGCTCGGGCGACGACGAGTCGATCACCGTCCACCTCGGCGGGCTGCCGCCGGAGGCCACCGGGCTGCTCTTCACCGTCAACTCCTACTCGGGGCAGAAGTTCAACAAGGTCGCGAAGGCGTACTGCCGCCTGCTGGACGCGGCTTCCGGCGAGGAGCTGGTGCGCTTTGACCTCACCAGCGGTGAGGCCCGCACAGGTGTGCTGATGGCCAAGTTGATCAAGCAGTTCTCCGGCGAGTGGGAGATGACCGCGCTGGGCTCCTTCGTGGACGCCCGCACGGCGAAGTCCCTGGTCAAGCCGGGGGCAGCCGCTCTCTGA
- a CDS encoding aldehyde dehydrogenase family protein, giving the protein MAAPVWSVDPRTGKQREQVAVEATAEDVDAAVRAAAAAIPPLADRSVRSRLLRAAAGALEESAAEVVAAADAETALGVPRLTGELARTAYQLRAFADVVDEGAFLDVIIDHADPAAQPIPRPDLRRMKIPLGVVAVYAASNFPLAFSVPGGDTVSALAAGCPVVVKAHPDHPATSALCADLLRGAAVAVGLPADTVVLLHGFEAGVELVRHPLVAAAGFTGSIPGGRALYDAAAARPQPIPFYGELGSLNPVVVTEAAAAERAEQIGTGLAGSFTLGAGQFCTKPGLVLAPAGEDGDRLLAALTAAAGDAAPGVLLDSRMRDNFLKGAAARAALPGVSAPVAAAGEGETGVRPGFVTVGAGELDELLLEECFGPLTVVVRYGSAAELAAVLDRLPGNLTATAHLGEAEAAEEGGAAAALLGRLTALAGRVLVNGWPTGVAVAPAQHHGGPYPATTSTSTSVGGTAIERWLRPVAYQDTPPALLPPELRDSNPLALPRRINGTPA; this is encoded by the coding sequence GTGGCAGCACCAGTCTGGAGCGTCGACCCCCGTACCGGGAAGCAACGCGAGCAGGTCGCCGTCGAGGCCACGGCTGAGGACGTGGACGCCGCCGTCCGCGCCGCCGCCGCCGCGATCCCCCCGCTCGCGGACCGCAGCGTACGCTCCCGGCTGCTGCGGGCCGCCGCCGGGGCGCTGGAGGAATCGGCCGCCGAGGTCGTCGCCGCCGCCGACGCAGAGACCGCGCTCGGGGTGCCCCGGCTGACCGGTGAGCTGGCCAGGACCGCCTACCAGCTGCGAGCCTTCGCCGACGTCGTGGACGAGGGCGCGTTCCTCGACGTGATCATCGACCACGCCGATCCGGCCGCGCAGCCGATCCCGCGGCCCGACCTGCGGCGGATGAAGATCCCGCTCGGCGTCGTCGCCGTCTACGCGGCGAGCAACTTCCCGCTGGCCTTCTCCGTCCCCGGCGGCGACACCGTCAGCGCGCTGGCCGCCGGCTGCCCGGTGGTCGTCAAGGCCCACCCCGACCACCCGGCCACCTCCGCGCTGTGCGCCGACCTGCTGCGGGGCGCCGCCGTCGCGGTCGGGCTGCCCGCCGACACGGTGGTGCTGCTGCACGGCTTCGAGGCCGGCGTCGAACTCGTCCGCCACCCGCTCGTCGCCGCCGCGGGCTTCACCGGCTCCATCCCCGGCGGTCGCGCGCTCTACGACGCGGCCGCCGCCCGCCCGCAGCCGATCCCCTTCTACGGCGAGCTGGGCAGCCTCAACCCGGTCGTCGTCACCGAGGCTGCCGCCGCCGAGCGGGCCGAGCAGATCGGTACCGGCCTCGCCGGGTCCTTCACCCTCGGGGCCGGGCAGTTCTGCACGAAGCCGGGCCTGGTGCTCGCCCCGGCCGGCGAGGACGGCGACCGGCTGCTGGCCGCGCTGACCGCGGCGGCGGGGGACGCGGCGCCCGGGGTGCTGCTCGACTCCCGCATGCGGGACAACTTCCTCAAGGGCGCCGCCGCCCGTGCCGCGCTGCCCGGCGTGTCCGCGCCGGTCGCCGCCGCGGGGGAGGGGGAGACGGGAGTACGCCCCGGCTTCGTCACCGTCGGCGCGGGCGAACTCGACGAACTGCTCCTTGAGGAGTGCTTCGGGCCGCTGACCGTGGTCGTACGCTACGGCTCCGCGGCGGAGCTGGCCGCCGTCCTCGACCGGCTGCCGGGCAACCTCACCGCGACGGCACATCTCGGCGAGGCCGAGGCCGCGGAGGAGGGCGGGGCCGCGGCGGCGCTGCTCGGGCGGCTCACCGCGCTCGCCGGCCGCGTCCTGGTCAACGGCTGGCCCACCGGCGTCGCGGTCGCCCCCGCGCAGCACCACGGAGGGCCGTACCCGGCCACGACCTCGACGTCCACGTCGGTGGGCGGCACCGCCATCGAGCGCTGGCTCCGCCCGGTCGCCTACCAGGACACCCCGCCTGCCCTCCTCCCCCCAGAACTCCGCGACTCCAACCCCCTCGCCCTCCCCCGCCGCATCAACGGCACACCCGCCTGA
- a CDS encoding DUF2264 domain-containing protein has protein sequence MAAATTSGGGEHASAREEMRAYATELAGALVPYASKDGARIRLGVNIAHHDDTAADLEGYARPLWGLAPLAAGGGDFAHWDLWARGLAAGTDPAHPEYWGAPEGVDQRTVESAAVGFALALAPDRLWDPLSGAEKDRAGAWLTRFLDAGTPDNNWNFFPVMVSLGLDRVGYAHDRDARHARLDRLETYALADGWYSDGPAEQRDYYIPWAMHFYGLIYAALAGDEDPARTARFRQRAGEFALGFRHWFADDGSAVPYGRSLTYRFAQGSFWGALGYAGVDALPAGEVQGLLMRHLRWWRDRSAATTPGGLLSIGYGYPQPAVAEQYNGPASPYWAMKAFLPLALPAGHRFWAAAEQPPPELPDTLVQPPAGAVLLRSGGDVTLLSGRQYSGWARGGPAKYAKFAYSTRFGFSLPAGELGLVQGAYDSVLAVSDDSGEPVHFRVRETCEDPAASGDSASGGERLDEEGTVRSSWRPWADVEITTWLTAAAPWHLRTHRIRTGRALHTAEGGFAVDRDRGPTAREQAAGRASAVNADGDLSGLLDLPAPDSAGAAPAREGRVIDLLPGTNVLVRRTALPTLLAHLQPGEHWLRCAVLGAGAAESAAWQDTPPAPRY, from the coding sequence ATGGCTGCGGCGACAACGAGCGGCGGCGGCGAACACGCGTCGGCACGCGAGGAGATGCGGGCGTACGCGACCGAACTGGCCGGCGCCCTGGTGCCGTACGCGAGCAAGGACGGCGCGCGTATCCGGCTCGGCGTCAACATCGCGCACCACGACGACACCGCCGCCGACCTGGAGGGCTACGCCCGCCCGCTGTGGGGCCTGGCACCGCTGGCGGCCGGCGGCGGCGACTTCGCGCACTGGGACCTGTGGGCCCGCGGCCTGGCGGCGGGCACCGACCCCGCGCACCCCGAATACTGGGGCGCCCCCGAGGGCGTCGACCAGCGCACCGTCGAATCCGCCGCGGTCGGATTCGCCCTGGCGCTGGCGCCCGACCGGCTGTGGGACCCGCTCAGCGGCGCCGAGAAGGACCGGGCCGGCGCCTGGCTGACCCGCTTCCTCGACGCGGGGACCCCGGACAACAACTGGAACTTCTTCCCCGTCATGGTCTCCCTCGGCCTCGACCGGGTGGGCTACGCCCACGACCGCGACGCCCGGCACGCCCGCCTGGACCGGCTGGAGACCTACGCGCTCGCCGACGGCTGGTACAGCGACGGACCCGCCGAGCAGCGCGACTACTACATCCCCTGGGCGATGCACTTCTACGGCCTGATCTACGCCGCGCTGGCCGGTGACGAGGACCCGGCGCGCACCGCCCGATTCCGGCAGCGGGCCGGCGAGTTCGCCCTCGGCTTCCGGCACTGGTTCGCCGACGACGGCTCCGCGGTGCCCTACGGGCGCAGCCTCACCTACCGCTTCGCCCAGGGCTCCTTCTGGGGCGCGCTCGGCTACGCCGGCGTCGACGCGCTGCCCGCCGGCGAGGTCCAGGGGCTGCTGATGCGGCACCTGCGCTGGTGGCGCGACCGGTCGGCGGCGACCACGCCCGGCGGCCTGCTGAGCATCGGCTACGGCTACCCGCAGCCCGCCGTCGCCGAGCAGTACAACGGCCCCGCCTCGCCGTACTGGGCGATGAAGGCCTTCCTGCCGCTCGCGCTGCCCGCCGGCCACCGCTTCTGGGCCGCCGCCGAGCAGCCGCCGCCCGAGCTGCCCGACACCCTCGTCCAGCCGCCCGCCGGGGCCGTCCTGCTGCGTTCCGGCGGCGACGTCACCCTGCTCAGCGGGCGCCAGTACAGCGGCTGGGCGCGGGGCGGGCCGGCCAAATACGCCAAGTTCGCCTACTCCACCCGCTTCGGCTTCAGCCTGCCGGCCGGTGAACTCGGCCTGGTCCAGGGGGCGTACGACTCGGTGCTGGCCGTCAGCGACGACTCGGGCGAGCCGGTGCACTTCCGGGTGCGCGAGACCTGCGAGGACCCCGCGGCCTCGGGCGACAGCGCCTCCGGCGGCGAGCGGCTCGACGAGGAGGGCACCGTCCGCAGCTCCTGGCGGCCGTGGGCGGACGTGGAGATCACCACCTGGCTGACCGCCGCCGCCCCCTGGCACCTGCGCACCCACCGCATCCGCACCGGTCGGGCCCTGCACACCGCCGAGGGCGGTTTCGCCGTCGACCGCGACCGCGGCCCGACCGCCCGCGAGCAGGCCGCGGGGCGCGCGTCGGCGGTCAACGCCGACGGCGACCTCAGCGGCCTGCTCGACCTGCCCGCCCCGGACTCCGCCGGCGCCGCACCGGCGCGGGAAGGGCGGGTGATCGACCTGCTGCCTGGCACCAACGTCCTCGTCCGCCGCACCGCCCTGCCCACCCTGCTGGCCCACCTCCAACCGGGCGAGCACTGGCTGCGCTGCGCCGTCCTCGGCGCCGGGGCGGCGGAGTCGGCCGCCTGGCAGGACACCCCGCCGGCGCCGCGCTACTGA
- the dapD gene encoding 2,3,4,5-tetrahydropyridine-2,6-dicarboxylate N-succinyltransferase, producing the protein MNDSRASGAIGVGLATVADDGTVLDTWYPAPQLTAEPGPAGTARLTAEEAAQTLGSAAPAALGPDPRRGVEVVAVRTAVGSLDDKPLDAHDAYLRLHLLSHRLVRPNGQNLEGLFGVLANVAWTSIGPVPVANLEAARLAARAEGLHLAVHGVDKFPRMTDYVAPAGVRIADAGRVRLGAHLAAGTTVMHEGFCNFNAGTLGTSMVEGRISQGVVIGDGSDIGGGASIMGTLSGGGTQIVSVGERCLLGAESGLGIALGDDCVVEAGLYVTAGTRVTLPDGQIVKAVELSGADNLLFRRNSTTGKVEVLQRTGSWGGLNAVLHHN; encoded by the coding sequence ATGAATGACTCCCGTGCCTCCGGCGCCATCGGCGTCGGACTTGCGACCGTCGCCGACGACGGCACCGTGCTCGACACCTGGTACCCCGCCCCGCAGCTCACCGCGGAGCCGGGCCCCGCGGGCACCGCGCGGCTGACCGCGGAGGAGGCCGCGCAGACCCTGGGGAGCGCGGCCCCGGCGGCGCTGGGTCCCGACCCGCGCCGCGGCGTCGAGGTGGTCGCCGTCAGGACCGCCGTCGGGTCCCTGGACGACAAGCCCCTCGACGCGCACGACGCGTATCTGCGGCTGCACCTGCTCAGCCACCGCCTGGTCCGCCCCAACGGGCAGAATCTGGAAGGCCTGTTCGGCGTGCTGGCGAACGTCGCCTGGACCTCGATCGGCCCGGTCCCGGTGGCGAACCTCGAAGCCGCCCGCCTCGCCGCCCGCGCCGAGGGCCTGCACCTCGCCGTCCACGGCGTCGACAAGTTCCCCCGGATGACGGACTACGTGGCACCGGCCGGCGTGCGGATCGCCGACGCGGGCCGTGTCCGGCTCGGCGCGCACCTCGCCGCGGGCACCACGGTGATGCACGAGGGCTTCTGCAACTTCAACGCCGGCACCCTGGGCACCTCCATGGTCGAAGGCCGCATCTCCCAGGGCGTGGTGATCGGCGACGGCTCCGACATCGGCGGCGGTGCCTCCATCATGGGCACGCTGTCCGGCGGCGGTACGCAGATCGTCTCGGTCGGCGAACGCTGCCTGCTCGGCGCTGAGTCGGGCCTTGGCATCGCGCTCGGCGACGACTGCGTGGTCGAGGCCGGCCTCTACGTCACCGCGGGCACCCGGGTGACGCTGCCCGACGGCCAGATCGTGAAGGCCGTCGAACTGTCCGGCGCGGACAACCTGCTCTTCCGCCGCAACTCCACCACCGGCAAGGTGGAGGTCCTGCAGCGCACCGGTTCCTGGGGCGGCCTGAACGCGGTGCTGCACCACAACTGA
- a CDS encoding alpha/beta fold hydrolase: MDPRIVMREAAPAAEGAVLLLHGGAEKGMRRPSWLNPPSRRMRPFVKAVADGSVAVAEARYRHRGWNGDRADPAQDAAAALAALRHRTGGLPTVLVGHSMGARAALRIAAEPGVVGVVALAPWCPPEDPVDQLAGGRLVLVHAAADRITSPRESLLTAIRARAAGAQVCRFLVPGGDHAMLRHAGLWHALTAAAVHGLLGLRPLPPEAASAFALPAGSPDGLELRAVPRAAG, from the coding sequence GTGGACCCCCGGATTGTGATGCGCGAGGCGGCGCCCGCCGCCGAGGGCGCCGTGCTGCTGTTGCACGGTGGCGCCGAGAAGGGCATGCGGCGGCCCTCGTGGCTGAACCCGCCGTCCAGGCGCATGCGGCCGTTCGTGAAGGCCGTCGCGGACGGCAGCGTGGCGGTCGCGGAGGCCCGGTACCGGCACCGCGGGTGGAACGGCGACCGCGCCGACCCCGCGCAGGACGCCGCCGCGGCCCTGGCCGCGCTGCGGCACCGCACCGGCGGCCTGCCGACCGTGCTGGTCGGCCATTCGATGGGCGCCAGGGCCGCGTTGCGGATCGCGGCGGAGCCCGGCGTCGTGGGCGTCGTCGCCCTCGCCCCGTGGTGCCCGCCCGAGGACCCGGTCGACCAGCTGGCCGGCGGCCGGCTGGTCCTCGTGCACGCGGCGGCCGACCGGATCACCTCCCCGCGGGAGTCGCTGCTGACGGCGATCCGCGCGCGGGCCGCGGGCGCGCAGGTGTGCCGGTTCCTGGTGCCCGGCGGGGACCACGCGATGCTGCGGCACGCGGGGCTGTGGCACGCGCTGACCGCCGCCGCGGTGCACGGCCTGCTCGGTCTGCGCCCGCTCCCGCCGGAGGCCGCCTCGGCGTTCGCGCTGCCCGCGGGGTCCCCGGACGGGCTGGAGTTGCGGGCCGTCCCTCGGGCGGCCGGGTAA
- a CDS encoding NAD-dependent epimerase/dehydratase family protein: protein MPTPRTILLTGAAGGLGTLMRALLPSYGYRLRLLDLVPIDGEPDAITADLADREALRAAVRGVDAVVHLAGISLESTFEKILRANIEGTYNLYEAAREEGVRRIVFASSNHAVGFTPRPQGDDPLIPVDTPRRPDTYYGLSKCFGEDLAQLYADLHGIATVSIRIGSCFPEPTTVRMLSVWMSPADGARLLHAALTAKVTGHTVVYGSSANTRLWWDLGPARALGYEPQDDSEVFAPALLAAQGPLDPANPAHANLGGAFCTSPPRWPH from the coding sequence ATGCCCACTCCCCGCACCATTCTGCTCACCGGCGCCGCCGGCGGTCTCGGCACCCTCATGCGCGCACTGCTGCCGTCCTACGGCTACCGGCTGCGGCTCCTCGACCTGGTGCCGATCGACGGCGAGCCCGACGCGATCACCGCGGACCTCGCCGACCGCGAGGCGCTGCGCGCCGCCGTACGCGGCGTCGACGCGGTCGTCCACCTGGCGGGCATCTCCCTGGAGTCCACCTTCGAGAAGATCCTGCGGGCCAACATCGAGGGCACGTACAACCTCTACGAGGCCGCGCGGGAGGAAGGGGTGCGGCGGATCGTCTTCGCGTCCAGCAACCACGCGGTCGGCTTCACCCCGCGCCCGCAGGGCGACGACCCGCTCATCCCGGTGGACACGCCGCGACGGCCGGACACGTACTACGGGCTGTCGAAGTGCTTCGGTGAGGATCTGGCGCAGCTGTACGCGGACCTGCACGGGATCGCCACGGTGTCGATCCGGATCGGGTCGTGCTTCCCCGAACCCACCACGGTCCGGATGCTGTCGGTCTGGATGAGCCCGGCGGACGGGGCACGCCTCCTCCACGCGGCGCTCACCGCGAAGGTCACCGGGCACACGGTGGTCTACGGCAGCTCGGCCAACACGCGGCTGTGGTGGGACCTCGGCCCCGCCCGAGCCCTGGGATACGAACCCCAGGACGACTCCGAGGTCTTCGCCCCCGCCCTCCTCGCCGCCCAGGGCCCCCTCGACCCGGCCAACCCGGCCCACGCCAACCTGGGAGGCGCCTTCTGCACGTCCCCCCCGCGCTGGCCCCACTGA
- a CDS encoding HNH endonuclease family protein has protein sequence MAKNPLAYRIGSVAGAAALAATALLAGSGTAQAALPTPIAASTARSYLSGMTATAETHASTYDRDLFPTWITISGTCDTREYVLKRDGSSVVTDSSCKSTSGNWSSVYDGVTTTNPSTFDIDHLVPLSEAWDSGAWAWTTAQRQGFANDVTRPQLLAVSASANRSKGDDDPAEWLPRASYQCTYARAWVQVKHYYGLSVDSAEKSALSSILNGC, from the coding sequence ATGGCCAAGAACCCTCTCGCGTACCGAATAGGCTCAGTCGCCGGCGCCGCCGCGCTCGCCGCCACCGCCCTGCTGGCCGGAAGCGGCACCGCGCAGGCCGCGCTGCCCACCCCCATCGCCGCCTCCACCGCCCGCAGTTACCTGTCGGGGATGACGGCGACCGCCGAGACCCACGCCTCCACCTACGACCGCGACCTGTTCCCGACCTGGATCACCATCTCCGGGACCTGCGACACCCGCGAGTACGTGCTCAAGCGCGACGGCAGCAGCGTGGTGACCGACAGCTCGTGCAAGTCCACCTCGGGCAACTGGAGCAGCGTCTACGACGGGGTGACCACCACCAACCCGTCGACCTTCGACATCGACCACCTCGTGCCGCTGTCGGAGGCGTGGGACTCCGGCGCGTGGGCGTGGACGACCGCGCAACGGCAGGGCTTCGCCAACGACGTGACCCGGCCGCAGCTGCTCGCGGTGTCGGCGTCGGCCAACCGTTCCAAGGGCGACGACGACCCCGCCGAGTGGCTGCCCCGCGCGTCCTACCAGTGCACGTACGCGCGCGCCTGGGTGCAGGTCAAGCACTACTACGGGCTGAGCGTGGACAGCGCGGAGAAGTCGGCGCTCAGCTCGATACTCAACGGCTGCTGA
- a CDS encoding class I SAM-dependent methyltransferase: protein MGTDGTGYDPELYARRRESFGAAAAEYAAHRPDYPAEAIAWALAPAGDAGALDVLDLAAGTGKLSRSLVALGHRVTAVEPDTAMLDELRRRVPEATAVVGSAERIPLPDASVDAVLVGQAIHWFDQGKALPEIARVLRPGGPLATLSNADDDRVEWIAGLGDVSPSQVSYLGWATSPGRRIEQNPAFSATEDADFPHALRRTADSLVATVATHSHMLVLDPAEREAAKERVREYLRSRPETSAGEFDLRLVTRVQRCVRAGG from the coding sequence ATGGGCACTGACGGGACCGGGTACGACCCGGAGTTGTACGCCAGGCGGCGCGAGTCGTTCGGGGCCGCGGCGGCGGAGTACGCGGCGCATCGTCCGGACTATCCGGCGGAGGCCATCGCGTGGGCCCTGGCGCCGGCCGGGGACGCTGGGGCGCTGGACGTGCTGGACCTGGCCGCGGGGACCGGCAAGCTGAGCCGGAGCCTGGTCGCCCTCGGGCACCGGGTGACCGCGGTGGAGCCGGACACGGCGATGCTCGACGAGCTCCGCCGCCGAGTGCCGGAGGCCACCGCCGTCGTCGGCTCCGCGGAGCGGATCCCGCTGCCGGACGCGTCGGTGGACGCGGTGCTGGTCGGGCAGGCGATCCACTGGTTCGACCAGGGCAAGGCGCTGCCCGAGATCGCCCGGGTGCTGCGGCCCGGCGGCCCGCTGGCGACGCTGTCCAACGCCGACGACGACCGGGTCGAGTGGATCGCGGGGCTGGGCGACGTCTCGCCGAGCCAGGTGTCGTACCTCGGCTGGGCGACGAGCCCGGGCCGCAGGATCGAGCAGAACCCGGCGTTCTCCGCCACCGAGGACGCCGACTTCCCGCACGCGCTGCGGCGCACCGCCGACTCGCTCGTCGCCACCGTGGCGACCCACTCGCACATGCTGGTGCTCGACCCGGCGGAGCGCGAGGCGGCCAAGGAACGCGTCAGGGAGTATCTGCGCTCGCGCCCGGAGACCTCGGCCGGCGAGTTCGATCTGCGGCTGGTGACCCGGGTGCAGCGCTGCGTGCGTGCCGGCGGCTGA
- a CDS encoding 5-dehydro-4-deoxyglucarate dehydratase, whose product MTSPSLAERLDGLLFFPVTAFGPDGALDLDAFRAHVRAGVDAGAAAVFACCGTGEFHALSPEEFGVCVAAAVEETAGRVPVVAGAGYGTALAVQYAGIAERAGADGLLAMPPYLVVPDQEGLLRHYTALAAGTALDVIVYQRDNAVFTPSTVVELAKVRNIIGLKDGYGDLDLMQRIISAVRTELPGGGFLYFNGLPTAELTGLAYRGLGVTLYSSAVFAFSPEIALAFHRALTTGDDAVVDRLIDGFYRPLVNLRNQGRGYAVSLVKAAVRLRGLDVGKVRPPLSEPSAAHVKELAELIESGLALLGEH is encoded by the coding sequence ATGACCTCACCCTCACTCGCCGAGCGTCTCGACGGCCTGCTGTTCTTCCCCGTGACGGCCTTCGGCCCGGACGGCGCCCTCGACCTCGACGCCTTCCGCGCGCACGTGCGCGCCGGGGTGGACGCGGGCGCGGCGGCGGTCTTCGCCTGCTGCGGCACGGGGGAGTTCCACGCCCTGTCGCCCGAGGAGTTCGGCGTGTGCGTGGCCGCCGCCGTCGAGGAGACCGCGGGCCGGGTGCCGGTGGTGGCCGGCGCGGGCTACGGCACCGCCCTGGCCGTCCAGTACGCCGGGATCGCCGAACGGGCGGGCGCCGACGGGCTGCTGGCGATGCCTCCCTACCTGGTCGTCCCCGACCAGGAGGGCCTGCTGCGGCACTACACCGCGCTCGCGGCGGGCACCGCGCTGGACGTCATCGTCTACCAGCGCGACAACGCTGTCTTCACGCCGTCCACCGTGGTCGAACTCGCCAAGGTCCGCAACATCATCGGCCTCAAGGACGGTTACGGCGACCTCGACCTGATGCAGCGCATCATCAGCGCGGTCCGCACCGAACTGCCCGGCGGCGGCTTCCTCTACTTCAACGGCCTGCCCACTGCCGAGCTGACCGGGCTCGCCTACCGCGGCCTCGGCGTCACCCTCTACTCCTCGGCCGTCTTCGCCTTCTCGCCGGAGATCGCCCTGGCCTTCCACCGGGCGCTGACCACCGGCGACGACGCCGTCGTCGACCGGCTGATCGACGGCTTCTACCGCCCGCTGGTCAACCTCCGAAACCAGGGCCGCGGTTACGCGGTCTCGCTGGTCAAGGCGGCGGTGCGGCTGCGCGGCCTGGACGTCGGCAAGGTCAGGCCGCCCCTGTCGGAGCCGTCCGCCGCGCATGTCAAGGAGCTGGCCGAACTCATCGAGAGCGGGCTCGCGTTGCTGGGGGAGCACTGA
- a CDS encoding IclR family transcriptional regulator → MGAAEGAGSQVKSAVRTVELLEFFAGRPGMHSLASVQESVGYPKSSLYMLLRTLVDLGWIETDATGTRYGIGVRALLVGTSYIDGDEVVAAARPTLDRMSDDTSETIHLARLDGTSVVYLATRQSQHYLRPFTRVGRRLPAHSTSLGKALLATYTDEQVRKLLPETLEPLTEHTHTDREKLIAELAVIREQGFAVDREENTLGLRCFGIAVPYRTPARDAVSCSVPVARLTASHEQMIKDALFDARDRLLLATRRL, encoded by the coding sequence ATGGGTGCTGCCGAGGGAGCCGGTTCCCAGGTCAAGTCCGCGGTCCGCACGGTCGAGCTGCTGGAGTTCTTCGCGGGCCGGCCCGGCATGCACAGCCTCGCCTCGGTGCAGGAGTCGGTCGGCTACCCCAAGTCCAGCCTCTACATGCTGCTGCGCACCCTGGTCGACCTGGGCTGGATCGAGACCGACGCGACGGGGACGCGGTACGGCATCGGCGTGCGCGCGCTGCTGGTCGGCACGTCCTACATCGACGGGGACGAGGTCGTGGCCGCCGCCCGGCCGACGCTGGACCGGATGTCGGACGACACCAGCGAGACGATCCACCTGGCGCGCCTGGACGGCACGAGCGTGGTCTACCTGGCGACCCGGCAGTCGCAGCACTACCTGCGCCCGTTCACCCGGGTCGGCCGCAGGCTGCCCGCGCACTCCACGTCGCTCGGCAAGGCCCTGCTCGCCACGTATACGGACGAGCAGGTGCGCAAGCTGCTGCCGGAGACGCTGGAGCCGCTCACCGAGCACACCCACACCGACCGGGAGAAGCTGATCGCCGAGCTCGCGGTCATCCGCGAGCAGGGTTTCGCGGTGGACCGCGAGGAGAACACCCTGGGGCTGCGGTGCTTCGGGATCGCGGTCCCCTACCGCACCCCGGCGCGGGACGCCGTCAGCTGCTCGGTGCCGGTCGCCCGGCTGACCGCGTCCCACGAGCAGATGATCAAGGACGCGCTCTTCGACGCCCGTGACCGCCTGCTGCTTGCCACCCGCCGCCTCTGA